The Candidatus Nitrosocosmicus franklandus genome contains a region encoding:
- a CDS encoding HNH endonuclease, producing the protein MSFFGNAAGSNSRKKDKYKELTLAIKQIVLERAKHRCQICSKKLSGTNSPHFIHISGSKKDNRPENLRAICPACYEEKSPKDSGNMFSSFKKIFSKS; encoded by the coding sequence TTGTCTTTCTTTGGGAATGCAGCAGGAAGTAATAGTAGGAAAAAAGACAAGTACAAGGAATTGACGCTAGCTATAAAACAGATTGTGTTAGAAAGAGCAAAACATAGATGTCAGATTTGCTCAAAAAAATTGTCAGGTACAAACTCTCCCCACTTTATTCATATAAGTGGATCCAAAAAGGATAATAGACCAGAGAATTTAAGAGCAATATGTCCAGCGTGCTATGAGGAAAAATCACCCAAGGATAGCGGGAACATGTTTTCGTCCTTCAAAAAGATTTTTTCAAAATCTTAG
- a CDS encoding cupredoxin domain-containing protein, whose amino-acid sequence MPLPISSLFVSHFISNFIKSNKESINYATTTFIMFMTDWDLLMPGAGLTTVGAVGVAVSLSGIAKTFMDGMHAVSILCMFFGLILLTAGLFKDGFPTSKKAKTTAGIILILFISAGIMGAVQVSAKVPSIFQFMAIILTISIPSLIIVVALHKKMKHFVKISTVCVIVMVVGSGILISSIWIAVPATAEQAEGGEGEGTGEGGGETTIPKVVNTTIVPATIPAGASGQGNPSYEPAVIEAKKGEAIEWTNLDNVPHTVTSFADDGMSFDSALIMTNEKYVLDTSTLSESEYEYFCTLHPFMKASFALG is encoded by the coding sequence ATGCCGTTACCCATATCTTCACTTTTTGTTAGTCATTTTATAAGTAATTTCATAAAGTCAAATAAAGAAAGTATTAATTATGCCACTACCACCTTTATCATGTTTATGACAGACTGGGATTTGCTTATGCCTGGAGCTGGACTAACGACTGTAGGAGCAGTTGGTGTAGCTGTTTCTTTGTCCGGGATTGCAAAAACTTTTATGGATGGTATGCATGCTGTTTCCATTCTCTGTATGTTTTTCGGTTTAATCCTTTTGACAGCGGGATTATTTAAGGATGGATTCCCGACATCAAAAAAAGCAAAAACCACGGCAGGAATTATTCTAATCCTCTTTATAAGTGCCGGTATTATGGGTGCCGTACAGGTTAGCGCTAAAGTCCCATCGATCTTCCAATTTATGGCTATTATTCTTACCATTAGTATTCCATCCCTTATCATTGTTGTAGCTTTACATAAAAAAATGAAACATTTTGTAAAAATCTCTACTGTTTGTGTGATTGTAATGGTAGTTGGTTCGGGAATTCTAATTTCTTCAATCTGGATAGCTGTTCCAGCTACTGCAGAACAAGCAGAAGGAGGGGAAGGAGAAGGAACCGGAGAAGGAGGCGGAGAAACGACTATTCCAAAAGTGGTTAATACTACTATTGTTCCTGCGACAATCCCTGCAGGAGCATCTGGACAGGGAAATCCTAGCTATGAACCTGCAGTTATAGAAGCAAAGAAAGGCGAGGCAATAGAATGGACCAATTTGGATAATGTTCCACATACTGTCACAAGTTTTGCAGATGATGGAATGTCATTTGACTCTGCGTTGATAATGACAAACGAAAAATATGTTCTAGATACCTCAACATTATCAGAATCAGAGTACGAGTACTTTTGTACCTTACATCCATTTATGAAAGCATCCTTTGCGCTTGGATAA
- a CDS encoding M67 family metallopeptidase has protein sequence MGNGISILVSRGQISILDEFVRDNQPLEACAILLGKRESNAFVIKEIVPAQNRDSSIVRFTIDDDMLFEIYKLADKKNLSVVGIFHSHPSEPYPSSTDKSYMKVNPVPWIIKSTTTDEMRCFISSDQVNDNESQIEEIEIKIRD, from the coding sequence ATGGGTAACGGCATATCAATCTTGGTTAGTAGAGGTCAAATTTCAATCCTAGATGAATTTGTAAGAGATAACCAGCCGCTCGAAGCATGTGCAATACTACTGGGAAAACGTGAAAGCAATGCATTTGTAATCAAAGAGATAGTCCCAGCTCAAAACAGGGACTCGTCTATTGTACGATTTACCATAGATGACGATATGCTTTTTGAAATCTACAAACTTGCAGATAAAAAAAATTTATCAGTCGTAGGAATATTTCATTCCCATCCTTCAGAACCATATCCATCTAGCACAGATAAATCCTATATGAAAGTAAATCCGGTTCCTTGGATAATAAAGTCAACTACTACTGATGAAATGCGGTGCTTTATTTCCAGTGATCAGGTAAACGACAACGAATCTCAAATCGAAGAAATTGAAATAAAAATTAGGGACTAA
- the aspS gene encoding aspartate--tRNA(Asn) ligase, producing the protein MATTTPAKLGRISRTHYASQLTREDIGFEVVVAGWIEDFRDIGKLGFIMLRDVTGLVQTVLKGEILLKARNIPRQSNVMIAGKVQETKAKNFAVELSVNEITILSEASLTLPIDPTGRVESNLDTRLDSRALDLRNPKVLDIFVLRSGILRIIRDFFSENNFIEVNTPKIIGSASEGGSNLFSFDYFRRKGYLAQSPQLYKEQLVLSLDRVFEIAPYFRAENSHTLRHLNEFYSVDMEAAYLDYTAVMDLVEDLVKRLIVFTKESKRVNVKNPILEPKTFEDLTQKQFPRIRYEDCINELQNLGEEVEFGQDLSDASLKKLGEKFSNFFFIVDWPLDLKPFYIHEKEDDPKMSKSFDLQFGYLELVSGGTRQHDVTKLKSRLELQGLSHESFKDHLRVFEWGMPPHSGCGLGLDRLMMVLSGVNNIRETVLYPRDTTRISP; encoded by the coding sequence ATGGCTACTACAACTCCCGCTAAACTGGGAAGGATTTCAAGGACACATTATGCTTCGCAACTGACTAGAGAGGATATTGGTTTTGAGGTAGTTGTTGCAGGTTGGATTGAAGATTTTAGGGATATTGGCAAACTTGGATTTATTATGCTAAGGGATGTAACAGGCCTCGTCCAGACTGTATTAAAGGGTGAAATTTTACTAAAGGCACGTAATATACCAAGACAGAGTAACGTTATGATTGCTGGAAAAGTACAGGAGACCAAGGCAAAAAATTTTGCAGTCGAGTTGAGTGTTAATGAAATAACTATACTTTCTGAGGCATCCTTGACCTTGCCCATCGATCCAACTGGTAGAGTTGAATCTAACCTGGATACCCGACTTGATAGTAGAGCCCTTGACCTCCGAAATCCGAAGGTGTTGGACATTTTTGTCCTTCGCTCAGGAATACTTCGCATTATTCGTGATTTTTTCTCTGAGAATAATTTTATCGAGGTGAATACACCAAAGATAATAGGTAGTGCAAGCGAAGGGGGATCTAATCTCTTTTCTTTTGATTATTTTAGGCGAAAGGGCTACCTTGCTCAGAGTCCACAACTATACAAAGAACAGTTGGTGCTTTCACTTGATAGAGTATTTGAAATCGCACCTTACTTTAGAGCTGAAAATTCTCATACCCTACGACATTTAAATGAGTTTTATAGTGTTGATATGGAAGCAGCGTACCTTGATTATACTGCCGTAATGGATTTGGTAGAAGACTTGGTAAAAAGGTTAATTGTTTTTACCAAGGAATCAAAACGAGTAAATGTTAAAAATCCAATACTTGAACCAAAAACATTTGAGGATTTAACACAAAAGCAATTTCCAAGAATAAGATACGAAGATTGTATCAACGAATTACAAAATTTAGGTGAGGAGGTTGAATTTGGTCAAGACCTTTCTGACGCATCATTAAAGAAACTTGGTGAAAAGTTTAGTAATTTCTTTTTTATAGTTGATTGGCCTTTAGATTTGAAACCATTTTATATTCATGAAAAGGAGGACGACCCTAAGATGTCTAAATCTTTTGATCTGCAATTTGGGTATTTAGAGTTGGTTTCGGGAGGAACCAGACAGCATGATGTAACCAAACTAAAGAGTAGGTTGGAGTTACAAGGACTTTCTCACGAAAGTTTCAAAGATCATCTGCGTGTCTTTGAATGGGGGATGCCTCCACACTCTGGATGTGGGTTAGGATTAGACCGATTAATGATGGTGTTGTCGGGAGTCAATAACATTCGAGAAACCGTCTTGTATCCAAGGGACACAACACGTATTAGTCCCTAA
- a CDS encoding transcription elongation factor NusA, giving the protein MVLKTPICTFDAKTGILCNLCETKLESGQITQADVDSSIILSRLAQKNSLINKMTLISGKEIGNEQVLLLKTSDVRVIRSNESLKEMINKGFGKNVWILEADSNDRRFLENLFHPVHLESVNFVWLPDGSKMTRIVVEKSAFDKMDKNKLETIKKISMAIRKIDLIVESED; this is encoded by the coding sequence GTGGTACTCAAGACTCCAATTTGTACTTTTGATGCTAAAACTGGTATTTTATGCAATTTGTGTGAAACCAAACTTGAATCGGGCCAAATAACCCAAGCAGATGTGGATAGTTCAATTATTCTTTCAAGACTAGCTCAAAAAAATTCGCTAATAAATAAGATGACTCTAATTTCTGGTAAGGAAATTGGAAATGAACAAGTATTGTTGCTAAAAACCTCTGATGTGAGGGTAATTAGATCAAATGAAAGTCTCAAAGAAATGATAAATAAAGGCTTTGGAAAGAACGTATGGATATTAGAAGCTGATTCAAACGATCGGAGATTTTTAGAAAACCTCTTTCATCCAGTACATTTGGAGAGCGTAAATTTTGTTTGGCTACCTGACGGAAGCAAGATGACAAGAATAGTGGTAGAAAAATCTGCATTTGATAAAATGGACAAGAATAAGCTTGAAACAATCAAAAAAATATCGATGGCTATTAGGAAGATCGATCTTATAGTTGAATCTGAAGACTGA
- a CDS encoding DUF3892 domain-containing protein, producing the protein MTSEYIISCIKKNDQGKIEQVGIDGELFDVNTIAEKILSRENSYFINAMGIRLRVFAVRDPQSNDLYLSSTTNKKLPNSLNFLPRCK; encoded by the coding sequence ATGACTTCCGAATATATTATATCGTGTATCAAAAAAAATGATCAGGGAAAAATCGAGCAAGTCGGAATTGATGGGGAGTTATTTGATGTAAATACAATTGCAGAAAAAATCTTGTCCAGGGAAAATTCTTACTTTATAAATGCAATGGGAATTAGGTTGAGGGTTTTTGCAGTACGAGATCCGCAATCTAATGATCTATACCTTTCAAGTACTACCAATAAAAAGTTACCAAATAGTCTTAACTTTCTACCTCGGTGTAAATAG
- a CDS encoding ABC transporter ATP-binding protein, with protein sequence MLIQDLSITYKTKTRTIVAVDRLSFTINEAEGIGIIGESGSGKSTIGYGIMRSLPENGSVESGSILFENQNLLGIPMRDFDSKYRWKEIAMVFQGSMNSLDPVFTIENQMREILYTHRKDLPKDKHSEVVENALNSVGLDPSLVLKKYPHELSGGMKQRIGIANALLAEPTLLIADEPTTALDVVTQSQILQLLKKLKKEKKMRIIVITHDLSLIPNLVDKLIIMYAGQAVEIANASYVFEKPLHPYTQALIQSIPKLHSSDKNIRFIKGNPPDLSTVGKGCRFRDRCPKVFDKCVVDPPKFQVDKTMVRCWLYQ encoded by the coding sequence ATGTTAATCCAAGATCTTTCAATTACATACAAGACGAAAACCAGGACCATAGTAGCTGTAGATAGATTATCATTTACAATTAATGAGGCCGAAGGAATTGGTATTATTGGTGAGTCAGGGTCTGGGAAAAGTACAATTGGATACGGCATTATGAGATCCCTTCCGGAAAATGGTTCAGTTGAATCTGGAAGCATTCTGTTTGAAAATCAAAATCTTTTGGGAATTCCAATGAGAGATTTTGATTCGAAATATAGATGGAAAGAAATCGCCATGGTGTTTCAAGGTTCGATGAACAGTCTTGACCCTGTTTTTACAATTGAAAATCAAATGCGGGAAATTCTATACACCCACAGAAAGGATCTACCAAAGGATAAACATAGTGAAGTTGTTGAAAACGCACTCAATTCTGTAGGACTAGATCCAAGTTTGGTACTCAAAAAGTACCCTCATGAATTAAGCGGCGGAATGAAGCAGAGAATTGGTATTGCTAACGCTTTGCTGGCAGAGCCTACACTTTTGATTGCAGATGAGCCAACCACCGCATTGGATGTAGTTACACAATCACAGATTCTCCAATTGTTAAAAAAATTAAAGAAAGAAAAAAAGATGAGAATCATAGTAATTACTCATGATTTATCCCTTATTCCGAATTTAGTTGACAAATTAATAATAATGTACGCTGGTCAAGCTGTTGAAATAGCAAATGCCTCCTATGTTTTTGAAAAGCCTCTGCATCCTTATACTCAGGCTTTAATTCAATCGATACCAAAGTTACATTCGTCTGATAAGAATATACGATTCATCAAGGGGAACCCTCCGGATTTATCTACAGTTGGCAAGGGTTGTAGATTCAGAGATAGATGTCCCAAGGTCTTTGACAAATGTGTAGTTGATCCTCCAAAATTTCAGGTTGACAAAACCATGGTAAGGTGTTGGCTTTATCAATAA
- a CDS encoding aminotransferase class V-fold PLP-dependent enzyme: MQALLDVYKIRQDFPILNRKLKDGKRLVYLDNAATTQKPKEVIDSISRYYSEYNANIHRAVYQIAEEATEEYENTREKIRKFINAKYPEEIIFTRNTTESINLVAYTWGNSNIKKGNKIILTEYEHHSNIVPWQTLCHNKNAKVRYLEVDNDGYISLEDLDMMISKKEDGKTKLVSLSEMSNVLGTIFPVKEIIKMAHEKEIPVLLDGAQSVPHMKTDVQQSGCDFLAFSAHKMLGPTGVGVLYVKKDILEEMKPFILGGDMIKEVHKENTIFNDLPYRFEGGTPNIADVIGFNAAIDYLNKIGMENIREHELEMTSYLLDKIQDVKSTTIYGPKNAKDRGGLVSFNMDGIHPHDCATILNDYGVAIRSGHHCAQVLMEKLEIVASSRASLYIYNTKEEIDILIDALNHARRIFST; encoded by the coding sequence ATGCAAGCTCTTCTCGATGTCTACAAAATTAGACAGGACTTTCCGATACTGAACAGGAAATTGAAAGACGGAAAGCGGTTGGTATACTTGGACAATGCCGCAACTACTCAAAAACCTAAAGAGGTAATTGATTCAATTAGCAGATACTATTCAGAATATAACGCAAATATTCATAGAGCAGTGTATCAGATCGCAGAAGAGGCAACAGAGGAGTATGAAAACACTAGAGAAAAAATTAGAAAATTCATCAATGCTAAATATCCTGAAGAAATCATATTTACAAGAAATACTACAGAATCTATAAATTTAGTTGCCTATACATGGGGAAATTCAAATATTAAAAAGGGCAACAAGATAATCCTGACTGAATATGAGCACCACAGCAATATAGTGCCATGGCAAACACTTTGTCATAACAAGAATGCAAAGGTTAGGTATTTGGAGGTAGATAATGATGGTTACATCAGCCTAGAAGATCTTGACATGATGATCTCAAAAAAAGAAGATGGAAAGACCAAACTCGTATCTCTTAGTGAAATGTCAAACGTGTTGGGCACCATCTTTCCTGTAAAAGAAATCATAAAAATGGCACATGAAAAAGAAATCCCAGTTCTTTTAGATGGAGCTCAATCGGTGCCTCACATGAAAACCGACGTTCAACAATCAGGATGTGACTTTCTTGCTTTTTCAGCACACAAGATGCTTGGCCCCACAGGAGTCGGTGTATTGTACGTCAAGAAGGATATTTTAGAAGAGATGAAACCATTTATTTTAGGTGGCGATATGATTAAGGAGGTTCATAAGGAGAATACGATATTCAATGACCTTCCCTATAGATTCGAGGGAGGAACTCCCAACATAGCCGATGTAATAGGGTTTAATGCAGCTATCGATTACCTAAATAAGATTGGGATGGAAAACATTCGTGAACATGAGCTTGAAATGACAAGTTATTTGCTAGACAAGATCCAGGACGTAAAATCCACAACAATATATGGACCCAAAAATGCTAAAGATAGAGGAGGCCTGGTATCGTTCAATATGGATGGAATACATCCTCATGATTGCGCTACAATCTTAAATGACTACGGCGTTGCCATAAGGTCAGGTCACCATTGCGCACAAGTGCTCATGGAAAAGCTAGAAATCGTAGCATCCTCCAGGGCCAGTCTATATATATATAATACCAAAGAGGAAATTGATATATTAATAGATGCTTTAAATCATGCTAGGAGGATATTCAGTACATGA
- the sufU gene encoding Fe-S cluster assembly sulfur transfer protein SufU: MSEDIYREMILDHYRNPRNKGKIEKPDIRINDSNPLCGDEISIDLKVENDIIKDIKFDGRGCAISQASASMLTEMVSNKPLTKIKEITKDDILENIGLTNLGPARIKCALLSLKVLKLGMVKYYVDKDPSIAEQMKDQSKVF, encoded by the coding sequence ATGAGTGAAGATATATACAGAGAAATGATTCTCGACCACTATAGAAACCCAAGGAACAAGGGTAAGATTGAAAAACCAGATATTAGGATAAATGACAGCAACCCTTTATGTGGGGACGAAATTTCCATAGACCTGAAAGTTGAAAATGATATCATTAAAGACATTAAATTTGACGGGAGAGGATGTGCAATTAGTCAAGCAAGTGCTTCCATGTTGACAGAAATGGTTTCAAACAAACCACTTACTAAAATAAAGGAAATAACAAAGGACGACATACTGGAAAATATCGGACTGACCAATTTAGGGCCAGCTAGAATAAAATGTGCATTGTTATCTTTGAAGGTACTCAAATTAGGAATGGTAAAGTATTATGTAGACAAAGACCCATCTATAGCAGAACAAATGAAAGATCAATCAAAGGTTTTTTGA
- a CDS encoding phosphatase PAP2 family protein, translating to MNQKKIYKDDTNPFWNIRLSVLIYFFISFVIISIIALSGITKNLDESIVNFFSSIQEPSFDLIFIIVTTTADTINLIIAGFVLTIIKRTRRFGMILLISLVAITILVTYIKPLFGVEQPQQEFVPLISLPEKFTLERDSFMPFAQAFSYPSNHIASAVAFSFIVGGISYLRSHKFAISFLIAFPMLIGFTKLYLFQHSVTDLIGGYLFGLIVVSLIVKGLKANTETMKSRKEPSQVVENDGLKGIEDVKGAEKIENIENEDEVQKVGRIIDKGSTTTADVDKKEKPQRDNKNS from the coding sequence ATGAATCAAAAAAAAATCTACAAAGATGATACCAACCCGTTCTGGAATATAAGATTATCAGTTTTAATATATTTTTTCATTTCGTTTGTAATAATTAGTATAATAGCCTTATCTGGAATCACAAAAAATTTAGACGAATCTATAGTAAATTTCTTTAGCAGTATACAAGAACCTAGCTTTGACCTAATTTTTATAATTGTTACTACCACCGCTGATACAATTAATTTGATAATAGCAGGATTCGTACTCACCATTATCAAGAGAACAAGACGCTTTGGAATGATTCTATTAATATCACTTGTTGCCATAACAATTTTGGTAACCTATATCAAACCACTATTTGGTGTCGAACAACCCCAGCAAGAATTTGTGCCGTTAATCTCGTTACCGGAAAAATTTACTCTAGAACGAGATAGTTTTATGCCCTTCGCTCAAGCATTTTCTTACCCGTCAAATCACATTGCTTCAGCAGTAGCCTTTAGTTTCATAGTAGGAGGGATTTCATATCTCCGTTCACACAAATTCGCTATTTCATTTTTGATAGCATTTCCAATGCTAATTGGTTTTACAAAATTGTACTTGTTTCAACACAGCGTGACAGATTTGATAGGAGGGTACCTTTTTGGATTAATAGTGGTCAGTCTAATAGTAAAGGGTTTAAAAGCAAATACTGAGACCATGAAAAGTAGAAAAGAGCCATCTCAAGTTGTCGAGAATGACGGTTTAAAAGGAATTGAAGATGTAAAAGGAGCAGAAAAGATTGAAAACATTGAGAATGAGGATGAAGTCCAAAAAGTAGGAAGAATAATAGATAAAGGATCTACAACTACTGCTGATGTAGACAAAAAAGAGAAACCCCAAAGAGACAACAAAAATTCATGA
- a CDS encoding Glu/Leu/Phe/Val family dehydrogenase, which yields MTNENKDNPYQMALKQLDETAKIINLDKGIHKILAKPKRVLTVSLPVKMDDGSVEVFTGFRSQHNDARGPFKGGIRYHPQVTIEEVMALSMWMTWKCAIVGIPLGGGKGGIICDPKKMSNGELERLTRRYAYAISDIIGPYTDIPAPDVYTGGQEMAWIMDTYSTLKGNYDQPGVITGKPIPIGGSLGRNEATGRGLSFTVREASKRQNISMKDATVVVQGFGNAGQFAAQLVEEQGAKIIAVSDTQAAIINKNGFSANELIKYKKENNTIKGFPGSSEISNDELLTTECTILIPAALENQITSENASRIKTKIIAEAANGPTTPEADQILYNNGVLVIPDVLANSGGVTVSYFEWLQNLRREYWKEEEVNDRLDEIMTRAFKEVYDAHLKYNTNMRTASIALAVNRVAEAIQLKGIWP from the coding sequence ATGACAAATGAAAATAAAGATAACCCCTATCAAATGGCATTAAAACAACTTGATGAGACTGCAAAAATTATAAATTTAGATAAGGGTATTCACAAGATTCTTGCCAAACCAAAAAGAGTACTTACAGTGTCACTTCCTGTAAAAATGGACGACGGAAGTGTGGAAGTGTTCACAGGATTTAGATCACAACATAACGATGCTCGAGGCCCATTTAAAGGGGGAATCAGATATCATCCGCAAGTCACTATAGAAGAGGTTATGGCCTTATCTATGTGGATGACATGGAAATGTGCTATTGTTGGAATACCTCTAGGTGGGGGCAAGGGTGGAATCATCTGCGATCCAAAGAAAATGTCAAATGGTGAACTTGAAAGATTAACAAGAAGGTATGCTTACGCAATCTCTGACATTATTGGTCCTTATACTGACATTCCTGCACCAGATGTATACACTGGAGGTCAGGAAATGGCATGGATAATGGACACTTACTCTACATTAAAGGGGAATTACGATCAGCCAGGAGTAATAACTGGAAAACCAATACCTATTGGAGGGTCGTTAGGACGTAACGAAGCAACAGGAAGAGGACTATCTTTTACCGTGAGAGAAGCCTCCAAGAGACAAAACATATCAATGAAGGATGCTACAGTTGTAGTGCAAGGATTTGGTAACGCGGGTCAATTCGCTGCCCAACTTGTTGAAGAACAAGGTGCAAAGATAATAGCAGTTTCTGATACTCAAGCGGCAATTATCAATAAGAATGGTTTTTCCGCAAATGAGTTGATTAAATATAAGAAAGAAAACAATACCATCAAGGGATTTCCCGGTTCATCCGAAATATCTAACGATGAATTACTAACTACAGAATGTACTATCTTAATTCCTGCTGCTTTAGAAAATCAAATTACTAGTGAAAATGCATCAAGAATCAAGACCAAAATAATTGCCGAAGCTGCAAACGGCCCTACTACTCCTGAAGCTGACCAAATACTCTATAACAACGGCGTATTAGTCATCCCAGATGTATTAGCAAATAGTGGTGGTGTTACAGTATCCTACTTTGAGTGGCTCCAAAATCTGAGAAGAGAATATTGGAAGGAAGAAGAGGTAAACGATAGATTAGATGAGATAATGACCAGAGCATTTAAGGAGGTCTATGATGCCCATCTTAAATATAATACAAATATGCGTACAGCGAGCATCGCTCTTGCTGTAAATAGGGTAGCCGAGGCTATACAGTTAAAAGGCATTTGGCCATAG
- the erpA gene encoding iron-sulfur cluster insertion protein ErpA — translation MASVQQPKILDVTPKAAEKVTEFMKQEGKDNLYLRVYVTGGGCSGLSYGMGFEENPDEDDVVLEQNNVKILVDNYSQKYLKGAVVDYIESLMGSGFKITNPNVTKSCSCGHSFSTE, via the coding sequence ATGGCAAGTGTTCAACAACCAAAGATTCTCGATGTTACCCCAAAGGCAGCTGAAAAAGTAACTGAATTTATGAAACAAGAGGGTAAAGATAATCTATATTTGAGAGTATATGTCACTGGTGGTGGCTGCTCTGGTCTATCATACGGAATGGGATTTGAAGAGAACCCTGATGAAGATGATGTAGTCTTGGAGCAAAACAATGTAAAGATACTAGTAGACAACTATAGCCAAAAATATCTCAAGGGCGCAGTAGTCGATTATATAGAAAGTCTGATGGGATCTGGCTTTAAGATTACCAATCCGAATGTTACAAAGAGTTGTTCTTGTGGACATTCATTCTCTACTGAGTAG